The proteins below come from a single Zea mays cultivar B73 chromosome 8, Zm-B73-REFERENCE-NAM-5.0, whole genome shotgun sequence genomic window:
- the LOC100192652 gene encoding Stearoyl-[acyl-carrier-protein] 9-desaturase 2, chloroplastic — protein MALRLHDVALCLSPPLAARRRSGGSFVAVASMTSAAVSTRVENKKPFAPPREVHVQVTHSMPSHKIEIFKSLDDWARDNILTHLKPVEKCWQPQDFLPDPASEGFHDEVKELRERAKEIPDDYFVCLVGDMITEEALPTYQTMLNTLDGVRDETGASPTAWAVWTRAWTAEENRHGDLLNKYMYLTGRVDMRQIEKTIQYLIGSGMDPRTENNPYLGFIYTSFQERATFISHGNTARHAKDFGDLKLAQICGIIASDEKRHETAYTKIVEKLFEIDPDGTVVALADMMKKKISMPAHLMFDGQDDKLFEHFSMVAQRLGVYTARDYADILEFLVDRWKVADLTGLSGEGNKAQDYLCTLASRIRRLDERAQSRAKKAGTLPFSWVYGREVQL, from the exons ATGGCGCTCCGCCTCCACGACGTCGCGCTCTGCCTCTCCCCGCCGCTCGCCGCCCGCCGCCGCAGCGGCGGCAGTTTCGTCGCCGTCGCCTCCATGACGTCCGCCGCCGTCTCCACCAG GGTGGAGAACAAGAAGCCATTTGCTCCTCCGAGGGAGGTACATGTCCAGGTTACACATTCAATGCCATCTCACAAGATTGAAATTTTCAAGTCACTTGATGATTGGGCTAGAGATAATATCTTGACACATCTCAAGCCAGTCGAGAAGTGTTGGCAGCCACAGGATTTCCTCCCTGACCCAGCATCTGAAGGATTTCATGATGAAGTTAAGGAGCTCAGAGAACGTGCCAAGGAGATCCCTGATGATTATTTTGTTTGTTTGGTTGGAGACATGATTACTGAGGAAGCTCTACCAACATACCAGACTATGCTTAACACCCTCGACGGTGTCAGAGATGAGACAGGTGCAAGCCCCACTGCTTGGGCTGTTTGGACGAGGGCATGGACTGCTGAGGAGAACAGGCATGGTGATCTTCTCAACAAGTACATGTACCTCACTGGGAGGGTAGATATGAGGCAAATTGAGAAGACAATTCAGTATCTTATTGGCTCTGGAATG GATCCTAGGACTGAGAATAATCCTTATCTTGGTTTCATCTACACCTCCTTCCAAGAGCGGGCGACCTTCATCTCGCATGGGAACACTGCTCGTCATGCCAAGGACTTTGGCGACTTAAAGCTCGCACAAATCTGTGGCATCATCGCCTCAGATGAGAAGCGACATGAAACTGCGTACACCAAGATCGTGGAGAAGTTGTTTGAGATCGACCCTGATGGTACAGTGGTTGCTCTGGCTgacatgatgaagaagaagatctcaaTGCCTGCCCACCTGATGTTTGACGGTCAGGACGACAAGCTGTTTGAGCACTTCTCCATGGTCGCGCAGAGGCTTGGCGTTTACACTGCCAGGGACTACGCCGACATTCTTGAGTTCCTTGTTGACAGGTGGAAGGTGGCGGACCTGACTGGTCTGTCGGGTGAGGGGAACAAGGCGCAGGACTACCTCTGCACCCTTGCTTCAAGGATCCGGAGGCTAGACGAGAGGGCCCAGAGCAGAGCCAAGAAAGCAGGCACGCTGCCTTTCAGCTGGGTATATGGTAGGGAAGTCCAACTGTGA